In Passer domesticus isolate bPasDom1 chromosome 7, bPasDom1.hap1, whole genome shotgun sequence, one genomic interval encodes:
- the RPS4X gene encoding small ribosomal subunit protein eS4, X isoform, which yields MARGPKKHLKRVAAPKHWMLDKLTGVFAPRPSTGPHKLRECLPLIIFLRNRLKYALTGDEVKKICMQRFIKIDGKVRTDITYPAGFMDVISIEKTGEHFRLVYDTKGRFAVHRITPEEAKYKLCKVRKIFVGTKGIPHLVTHDARTIRYPDPLIKVNDTVQIDLETGKITDFIKFDTGNLCMVTGGANLGRIGVITNRERHPGSFDVVHVKDANGNSFATRLSNIFVIGKGNKPWISLPRGKGIRLTIAEERDKRLAAKQSSG from the exons ATG GCCCGCGGCCCCAAGAAGCATCTGAAGCGCGTGGCTGCACCCAAGCACTGGATGCTGGACAAGCTGACGGGCGTCTTC GCACCCCGCCCATCAACGGGCCCACACAAACTGAGGGAGTGCCTTCCCCTTATCATCTTCCTGCGCAACCGGCTGAAGTACGCTCTGACGGGAGATGAGGTCAAGAAGATCTGCATGCAGAGGTTCATCAAAATAGATGGCAAAGTCCGCACCGACATCACCTACCCTGCGGGCTTCATGG ATGTCATCAGCATTGAGAAGACAGGTGAGCATTTCCGCCTGGTGTATGATACCAAGGGCCGGTTTGCTGTTCACCGCATCACACCTGAGGAGGCCAAG TACAAGCTGTGCAAGGTGAGGAAGATCTTTGTGGGCACCAAAGGAATCCCTCACTTGGTCACTCATGATGCCCGCACTATCCGCTATCCAGACCCCCTCATCAAGGTGAATGATACGGTCCAGATTGACTTGGAGACAGGCAAGATCACAGACTTCATTAAGTTTGACACAG GTAACCTGTGCATGGTGACCGGCGGTGCAAACCTGGGCCGTATTGGGGTGATCACCAACCGGGAGAGGCACCCCGGGTCGTTTGATGTGGTTCATGTGAAGGATGCCAATGGCAACAGCTTTGCCACCAGGCTGTCCAACATCTTCGTTATTGGCAAA ggcaaCAAGCCATGGATCTCCTTGCCCCGTGGAAAGGGCATCCGCCTGACCATTGCTGAAGAGAGAGACAAGAGACTGGCGGCCAAACAGAGCAGCGGATAA